The following coding sequences lie in one Cannabis sativa cultivar Pink pepper isolate KNU-18-1 chromosome 5, ASM2916894v1, whole genome shotgun sequence genomic window:
- the LOC115716826 gene encoding uncharacterized protein LOC115716826: protein MQRQSLGSPVSKLHSHGGPKEDSLIVEDGDVKRKDLFASSSSSSSSAVDYDEDNHKATKPHRLSSPPPIKPHKFIHFIPLLTLLCFIVLYLCSHSPTQSDMAPFKGFKWPAKHLDSAENSVEEFDQFTEVNKGDILAIRSLRNLQEIQKLAPKSRSHRKFADF from the exons ATGCAAAGACAATCTCTAGGCTCGCCGGTGTCGAAGCTCCACAGCCATGGCGGCCCGAAGGAGGACTCTCTCATAGTGGAGGACGGCGACGTTAAGCGCAAGGATCTCTTCGCCtcatcctcttcttcttcttcttccgcCGTGGACTACGATGAAGACAACCACAAAGCCACCAAGCCTCACCGCTTGTCCTCTCCTCCTCCGATCAAGCCACATAAGTTCATCCACTTCATTCCTCTCCTAACGCTCCTTTGCTTCATAGTTCTATACCTCTGCTCCCACAGTCCCACCCAATCCG ATATGGCTCCATTTAAAGGATTTAAATGGCCTGCGAAGCATCTAG ACTCTGCAGAAAACTCAGTAGAGGAATTCGACCAATTTACGGAGGTTAACAAGGGCGATATTCTGGCGATTCGAAGCCTCAGAAACTTGCAGGAGATTCAAAAACTCGCCCCGAAATCTCGCTCCCACCGAAAATTCGCCGATTTTTAA